The proteins below are encoded in one region of Lagenorhynchus albirostris chromosome 7, mLagAlb1.1, whole genome shotgun sequence:
- the PIGO gene encoding GPI ethanolamine phosphate transferase 3 isoform X4 yields MRKISVLLFLAWVGFLFYAGIALFTSGFLLTRLELTNHSSCQEPPGPGSLPWGSRGEPGACWMASRFSRLVLVLIDALRFDFAQPQLSHVSGEPPTSLPFLGKLGFLQRILEIQPHHARLYQSKVDPPTTTMQRLKALTTGSLPTFIDAGSNFASYAIAEDNLVKQLTSTGRRVVFMGDETWNDLFPGAFSQAFFFPSFDVRDLHTVDNGILEHLYPIMDSGEWDVLITHFLGVDHCGHKHGPHHPEMAKKLSQMDQVIQGLVERLENDTLLVVTGDHGMTTSGNHGGDSELETSAALFLYSPTALFPSAPPEEPEVIPQISLVPTLALLLGLPIPFGNIGEVIAEVFSEVEDSQPHSSTLAQASALHLNAQQVSRFLHTYSTAAQDLQVKELHRLQNLFSKASADYQRLLQSPQGAEAALQTVITELQQFLRGVRAMCIESWARFSLVRMAGGAALLAATCFLCLLVSQWAASPGFYFRPLLIPMAWGLTGALVCAGLLATTGLKLDSVVLGAMAAVGSLLPFLWKAWASWGAKRPLAALLPMPGPVLLLLLIRFAGFFSDSFVIAEARAAPFLLISLILLLVAQLHWEGKLLPPKLLTIPRLGFLTPAGPPRHNGTHALGLGVGLLLCIRLAGLFHRCPEETPACSSSPWLSPLASMVGGRAKNVWYGACVGALAALLAAVRLWLRRYGNLKSPEPPVLFVRWGLPLMGLGTAAYWALASGADEAPPRLRALVAGASVMLPRAVAGLAASGLMLLLWRPVTVLVKAAVGAPRTRTVLTPFSGPPTSQADLDYVVPQIYRHMQEEFRGRLERTKSQGPLTVAAYQLGSVYSAAMVTALTLLAFPLLLLHAERISLVFLLLFLQSFLLLHLLAAGIRITTPGPFTVPWQAVSAWAFMATQTFYSTGHQPVFPAIHWHAAFVGVPEGHDFTWLSALLVGTNTFASHILFADFGLCLGSLHPPQASHGLEGVCPQVHF; encoded by the exons ATGCGGAAGATCTCAGTGCTGCTTTTCCTGGCCTGGGTGGGCTTCCTCTTCTACGCCGGCATTGCTCTCTTCACCAGTGGCTTCCTGCTCACCCGTTTGGAGCTCACCAACCATAGCAGCTGCCAAGAGCCCCCAGGCCCTGGGTCCCTGCCATGGGGGAGCCGAGGGGAGCCCGGGGCCTGCTGGATGGCTTCCCGATTCTCCCGGCTTGTGTTGGTGCTCATAGACGCTCTGCGATTTGACTTTGCCCAGCCCCAGCTCTCACATGTTTCTGGGGagcctcccacctccctgcccttccTGGGCAAACTGGGCTTCTTGCAGAGGATCCTGGAAATTCAGCCCCACCATGCCAGGCTCTACCAGTCCAAGGTTGACCCCCCGACCACCACCATGCAGCGCCTCAAGGCCCTCACCACCGGCTCACTGCCTACCTTTATTGACGCTGGCAGTAATTTTGCCAGCTACGCCATAGCGGAAGACAATCTCGTTAAGCAGCTTACGAGTACAG GAAGGCGTGTGGTCTTCATGGGAGATGAAACCTGGAACGATCTTTTTCCTGGAGCTTTCTCCCAAGCTTTCTTTTTCCCGTCCTTCGATGTTAGAGACCTACACACAGTGGACAATGGTATCCTGGAACACCTCTACCCAATCA TGGACAGTGGTGAATGGGATGTGCTGATTACTCACTTCCTGGGTGTGGATCACTGTGGCCACAAGCATGGCCCTCATCATCCTGAAATGGCCAAGAAACTTAGCCAAATGGACCAGGTGATCCA GGGACTCGTGGAGCGTCTGGAGAATGACACGCTGCTGGTAGTGACTGGGGACCATGGGATGACCACGAGTGGGAACCATGGAGGGGACAGTGAGCTGGAGACCTCAGCTGCACTTTTTCTGTATAGTCCCACAGCCCTCTTCCCCAGCGCCCCACCAGAG GAGCCAGAGGTAATTCCTCAAATCAGCCTTGTGCCTACTCTGGCCCTGCTGTTGGGCCTACCCATCCCATTTGGGAACATCGGGGAGGTGATAGCTGAGGTGTTCTCGGAGGTCGAAGACTCCCAGCCTCACTCTTCTACTCTggcccaagcctcagctctccatctcaatgccCAGCAG GTGTCCCGATTTCTTCACACCTACTCAACTGCTGCTCAGGACCTCCAAGTTAAGGAGCTTCATCGACTGCAGAACCTCTTCTCCAAAGCTTCTGCTGACTACCAGCGGCTTCTGCAGAGCCCCCAGGGGGCTGAGGCAGCACTACAGACTGTGATTACTGAGCTGCAGCAGTTCCTGCGGGGAGTTCGGGCCATGTGCATTGAGTCTTGGGCTCGTTTTTCTCTGGTCCGCATGGCAGGGGGTGCTGCTCTCTTGGCTGCTACCTGCTTTCTTTGCCTACTGGTATCCCAGTGGGCAGCATCCCCAGGCTTCTATTTCCGCCCTCTCCTAATACCCATGGCCTGGGGTTTGACTGGGGCCTTAGTGTGTGCTGGACTCCTGGCAACTACTGGGCTGAAGCTGGATTCAGTGGTTCTAGGGGCCATGGCTGCAGTGGGCTCACTTCTGCCTTTTCTGTGGAAAGCCTGGGCTAGCTGGGGAGCTAAGAGGCCCCTGGCAGCCCTGCTTCCCATGCCTGGGCCTGTCCTGTTACTCCTGCTCATTCGCTTTGCTggtttcttctctgatagctttGTTATAGCcgaggccagggccgcccccttCCTTTTGATCTCACTTATCTTGCTCCTGGTTGCCCAGCTTCACTGGGAGGGCAAGCTGCTGCCACCTAAGCTACTCACAATACCTCGCCTTGGCTTTCTGACCCCAGCAGGCCCCCCACGTCACAATGGCACGCATGCCCTGGGGCTTGGAGTTGGGTTGCTTTTATGTATAAGGCTAGCTGGGCTTTTTCATCGCTGCCCTGAAGAGACGCCTGCTTGCAGCTCCTCTCCCTGGCTGAGTCCCCTGGCATCCATGGTGGGTGGTCGAGCCAAGAATGTGTGGTATGGAGCTTGTGTGGGGGCGCTGGCGGCCCTGTTAGCTGCCGTGCGCCTGTGGCTTCGCCGCTATGGTAATCTCAAGAGTCCTGAGCCCCCTGTGCTCTTTGTGCGCTGGGGGCTGCCGCTGATGGGACTAGGCACTGCCGCCTACTGGGCCTTGGCATCAGGGGCGGATGAAGCACCCCCACGTCTCCGGGCCCTGGTCGCTGGGGCATCAGTTATGTTACCTAGGGCTGTGGCCGGGTTGGCTGCTTCAGGGCTCATGCTGCTGCTCTGGAGGCCTGTGACGGTGCTGGTGAAAGCTGCAGTGGGTGCTCCACGGACCAGGACTGTCCTCACTCCCTTCTCAGGCCCCCCCACTTCTCAGGCTGACCTGGATTATGTGGTTCCTCAAATCTACCGACACATGCAGGAGGAGTTCCGGGGCCGGCTAGAGAGGACCAAATCTCAGGGCCCCCTGACGGTGGCCGCCTATCAGTTGGGGAGTGTCTACTCGGCTGCTATGGTCACGGCCCTCACCCTCTTGGCCTTTCCACTTCTGCTATTGCATGCAGAGCGCATTAGCCTTGTGTTCCTGCTTCTGTTTCTGCAGAGCTTCCTTCTCCTGCATCTGCTTGCTGCTGGGATACGCATCACCACCCCTG GTCCTTTTACTGTGCCTTGGCAGGCAGTTTCTGCTTGGGCCTTCATGGCAACACAGACCTTCTATTCCACGGGTCACCAGCCCGTCTTTCCAGCTATCCATTGGCATGCTGCCTTCGTGGGAGTCCCAGAGGGCCATGACTTTACCTGGCTGTCTGCTTTGCTGGTGGGAACCAACACCTTTGCCTCCCATATCCTCTTTGCAG
- the PIGO gene encoding GPI ethanolamine phosphate transferase 3 isoform X1 → MRKISVLLFLAWVGFLFYAGIALFTSGFLLTRLELTNHSSCQEPPGPGSLPWGSRGEPGACWMASRFSRLVLVLIDALRFDFAQPQLSHVSGEPPTSLPFLGKLGFLQRILEIQPHHARLYQSKVDPPTTTMQRLKALTTGSLPTFIDAGSNFASYAIAEDNLVKQLTSTGRRVVFMGDETWNDLFPGAFSQAFFFPSFDVRDLHTVDNGILEHLYPIMDSGEWDVLITHFLGVDHCGHKHGPHHPEMAKKLSQMDQVIQGLVERLENDTLLVVTGDHGMTTSGNHGGDSELETSAALFLYSPTALFPSAPPEEPEVIPQISLVPTLALLLGLPIPFGNIGEVIAEVFSEVEDSQPHSSTLAQASALHLNAQQVSRFLHTYSTAAQDLQVKELHRLQNLFSKASADYQRLLQSPQGAEAALQTVITELQQFLRGVRAMCIESWARFSLVRMAGGAALLAATCFLCLLVSQWAASPGFYFRPLLIPMAWGLTGALVCAGLLATTGLKLDSVVLGAMAAVGSLLPFLWKAWASWGAKRPLAALLPMPGPVLLLLLIRFAGFFSDSFVIAEARAAPFLLISLILLLVAQLHWEGKLLPPKLLTIPRLGFLTPAGPPRHNGTHALGLGVGLLLCIRLAGLFHRCPEETPACSSSPWLSPLASMVGGRAKNVWYGACVGALAALLAAVRLWLRRYGNLKSPEPPVLFVRWGLPLMGLGTAAYWALASGADEAPPRLRALVAGASVMLPRAVAGLAASGLMLLLWRPVTVLVKAAVGAPRTRTVLTPFSGPPTSQADLDYVVPQIYRHMQEEFRGRLERTKSQGPLTVAAYQLGSVYSAAMVTALTLLAFPLLLLHAERISLVFLLLFLQSFLLLHLLAAGIRITTPGPFTVPWQAVSAWAFMATQTFYSTGHQPVFPAIHWHAAFVGVPEGHDFTWLSALLVGTNTFASHILFAVGCPLLLLWPFLCESQGPRKRRQPPGNEAEARVRPEEEEEPLMEMRLRDAPHHFNAALLQLGLKYLFVLGIQILACALAASILRRHLMVWKVFAPKFIFEAVGFIVSSVGLCLGIALVMRVDGAVSSWFRQLVLAQQKAGEQSSLVYTGAGSSAREAQSHLLPPCSQDLLASGTSLFYNSKS, encoded by the exons ATGCGGAAGATCTCAGTGCTGCTTTTCCTGGCCTGGGTGGGCTTCCTCTTCTACGCCGGCATTGCTCTCTTCACCAGTGGCTTCCTGCTCACCCGTTTGGAGCTCACCAACCATAGCAGCTGCCAAGAGCCCCCAGGCCCTGGGTCCCTGCCATGGGGGAGCCGAGGGGAGCCCGGGGCCTGCTGGATGGCTTCCCGATTCTCCCGGCTTGTGTTGGTGCTCATAGACGCTCTGCGATTTGACTTTGCCCAGCCCCAGCTCTCACATGTTTCTGGGGagcctcccacctccctgcccttccTGGGCAAACTGGGCTTCTTGCAGAGGATCCTGGAAATTCAGCCCCACCATGCCAGGCTCTACCAGTCCAAGGTTGACCCCCCGACCACCACCATGCAGCGCCTCAAGGCCCTCACCACCGGCTCACTGCCTACCTTTATTGACGCTGGCAGTAATTTTGCCAGCTACGCCATAGCGGAAGACAATCTCGTTAAGCAGCTTACGAGTACAG GAAGGCGTGTGGTCTTCATGGGAGATGAAACCTGGAACGATCTTTTTCCTGGAGCTTTCTCCCAAGCTTTCTTTTTCCCGTCCTTCGATGTTAGAGACCTACACACAGTGGACAATGGTATCCTGGAACACCTCTACCCAATCA TGGACAGTGGTGAATGGGATGTGCTGATTACTCACTTCCTGGGTGTGGATCACTGTGGCCACAAGCATGGCCCTCATCATCCTGAAATGGCCAAGAAACTTAGCCAAATGGACCAGGTGATCCA GGGACTCGTGGAGCGTCTGGAGAATGACACGCTGCTGGTAGTGACTGGGGACCATGGGATGACCACGAGTGGGAACCATGGAGGGGACAGTGAGCTGGAGACCTCAGCTGCACTTTTTCTGTATAGTCCCACAGCCCTCTTCCCCAGCGCCCCACCAGAG GAGCCAGAGGTAATTCCTCAAATCAGCCTTGTGCCTACTCTGGCCCTGCTGTTGGGCCTACCCATCCCATTTGGGAACATCGGGGAGGTGATAGCTGAGGTGTTCTCGGAGGTCGAAGACTCCCAGCCTCACTCTTCTACTCTggcccaagcctcagctctccatctcaatgccCAGCAG GTGTCCCGATTTCTTCACACCTACTCAACTGCTGCTCAGGACCTCCAAGTTAAGGAGCTTCATCGACTGCAGAACCTCTTCTCCAAAGCTTCTGCTGACTACCAGCGGCTTCTGCAGAGCCCCCAGGGGGCTGAGGCAGCACTACAGACTGTGATTACTGAGCTGCAGCAGTTCCTGCGGGGAGTTCGGGCCATGTGCATTGAGTCTTGGGCTCGTTTTTCTCTGGTCCGCATGGCAGGGGGTGCTGCTCTCTTGGCTGCTACCTGCTTTCTTTGCCTACTGGTATCCCAGTGGGCAGCATCCCCAGGCTTCTATTTCCGCCCTCTCCTAATACCCATGGCCTGGGGTTTGACTGGGGCCTTAGTGTGTGCTGGACTCCTGGCAACTACTGGGCTGAAGCTGGATTCAGTGGTTCTAGGGGCCATGGCTGCAGTGGGCTCACTTCTGCCTTTTCTGTGGAAAGCCTGGGCTAGCTGGGGAGCTAAGAGGCCCCTGGCAGCCCTGCTTCCCATGCCTGGGCCTGTCCTGTTACTCCTGCTCATTCGCTTTGCTggtttcttctctgatagctttGTTATAGCcgaggccagggccgcccccttCCTTTTGATCTCACTTATCTTGCTCCTGGTTGCCCAGCTTCACTGGGAGGGCAAGCTGCTGCCACCTAAGCTACTCACAATACCTCGCCTTGGCTTTCTGACCCCAGCAGGCCCCCCACGTCACAATGGCACGCATGCCCTGGGGCTTGGAGTTGGGTTGCTTTTATGTATAAGGCTAGCTGGGCTTTTTCATCGCTGCCCTGAAGAGACGCCTGCTTGCAGCTCCTCTCCCTGGCTGAGTCCCCTGGCATCCATGGTGGGTGGTCGAGCCAAGAATGTGTGGTATGGAGCTTGTGTGGGGGCGCTGGCGGCCCTGTTAGCTGCCGTGCGCCTGTGGCTTCGCCGCTATGGTAATCTCAAGAGTCCTGAGCCCCCTGTGCTCTTTGTGCGCTGGGGGCTGCCGCTGATGGGACTAGGCACTGCCGCCTACTGGGCCTTGGCATCAGGGGCGGATGAAGCACCCCCACGTCTCCGGGCCCTGGTCGCTGGGGCATCAGTTATGTTACCTAGGGCTGTGGCCGGGTTGGCTGCTTCAGGGCTCATGCTGCTGCTCTGGAGGCCTGTGACGGTGCTGGTGAAAGCTGCAGTGGGTGCTCCACGGACCAGGACTGTCCTCACTCCCTTCTCAGGCCCCCCCACTTCTCAGGCTGACCTGGATTATGTGGTTCCTCAAATCTACCGACACATGCAGGAGGAGTTCCGGGGCCGGCTAGAGAGGACCAAATCTCAGGGCCCCCTGACGGTGGCCGCCTATCAGTTGGGGAGTGTCTACTCGGCTGCTATGGTCACGGCCCTCACCCTCTTGGCCTTTCCACTTCTGCTATTGCATGCAGAGCGCATTAGCCTTGTGTTCCTGCTTCTGTTTCTGCAGAGCTTCCTTCTCCTGCATCTGCTTGCTGCTGGGATACGCATCACCACCCCTG GTCCTTTTACTGTGCCTTGGCAGGCAGTTTCTGCTTGGGCCTTCATGGCAACACAGACCTTCTATTCCACGGGTCACCAGCCCGTCTTTCCAGCTATCCATTGGCATGCTGCCTTCGTGGGAGTCCCAGAGGGCCATGACTTTACCTGGCTGTCTGCTTTGCTGGTGGGAACCAACACCTTTGCCTCCCATATCCTCTTTGCAG TAGGTTGCCCATTGCTCCTGCTCTGGCCCTTTCTCTGTGAGAGTCAAGGGCCCCGGAAGAGGCGGCAGCCCCCAGGGAATGAAGCTGAGGCCAGAGTCAGgcctgaggaggaggaggagccacTGATGGAGATGCGGCTCCGGGACGCGCCTCACCACTTCAATGCAGCGCTGCTGCAGCTGGGCCTCAAGTACCTCTTTGTCCTTGGTATTCAG
- the PIGO gene encoding GPI ethanolamine phosphate transferase 3 isoform X2, translating into MRKISVLLFLAWVGFLFYAGIALFTSGFLLTRLELTNHSSCQEPPGPGSLPWGSRGEPGACWMASRFSRLVLVLIDALRFDFAQPQLSHVSGEPPTSLPFLGKLGFLQRILEIQPHHARLYQSKVDPPTTTMQRLKALTTGSLPTFIDAGSNFASYAIAEDNLVKQLTSTGRRVVFMGDETWNDLFPGAFSQAFFFPSFDVRDLHTVDNVDSGEWDVLITHFLGVDHCGHKHGPHHPEMAKKLSQMDQVIQGLVERLENDTLLVVTGDHGMTTSGNHGGDSELETSAALFLYSPTALFPSAPPEEPEVIPQISLVPTLALLLGLPIPFGNIGEVIAEVFSEVEDSQPHSSTLAQASALHLNAQQVSRFLHTYSTAAQDLQVKELHRLQNLFSKASADYQRLLQSPQGAEAALQTVITELQQFLRGVRAMCIESWARFSLVRMAGGAALLAATCFLCLLVSQWAASPGFYFRPLLIPMAWGLTGALVCAGLLATTGLKLDSVVLGAMAAVGSLLPFLWKAWASWGAKRPLAALLPMPGPVLLLLLIRFAGFFSDSFVIAEARAAPFLLISLILLLVAQLHWEGKLLPPKLLTIPRLGFLTPAGPPRHNGTHALGLGVGLLLCIRLAGLFHRCPEETPACSSSPWLSPLASMVGGRAKNVWYGACVGALAALLAAVRLWLRRYGNLKSPEPPVLFVRWGLPLMGLGTAAYWALASGADEAPPRLRALVAGASVMLPRAVAGLAASGLMLLLWRPVTVLVKAAVGAPRTRTVLTPFSGPPTSQADLDYVVPQIYRHMQEEFRGRLERTKSQGPLTVAAYQLGSVYSAAMVTALTLLAFPLLLLHAERISLVFLLLFLQSFLLLHLLAAGIRITTPGPFTVPWQAVSAWAFMATQTFYSTGHQPVFPAIHWHAAFVGVPEGHDFTWLSALLVGTNTFASHILFAVGCPLLLLWPFLCESQGPRKRRQPPGNEAEARVRPEEEEEPLMEMRLRDAPHHFNAALLQLGLKYLFVLGIQILACALAASILRRHLMVWKVFAPKFIFEAVGFIVSSVGLCLGIALVMRVDGAVSSWFRQLVLAQQKAGEQSSLVYTGAGSSAREAQSHLLPPCSQDLLASGTSLFYNSKS; encoded by the exons ATGCGGAAGATCTCAGTGCTGCTTTTCCTGGCCTGGGTGGGCTTCCTCTTCTACGCCGGCATTGCTCTCTTCACCAGTGGCTTCCTGCTCACCCGTTTGGAGCTCACCAACCATAGCAGCTGCCAAGAGCCCCCAGGCCCTGGGTCCCTGCCATGGGGGAGCCGAGGGGAGCCCGGGGCCTGCTGGATGGCTTCCCGATTCTCCCGGCTTGTGTTGGTGCTCATAGACGCTCTGCGATTTGACTTTGCCCAGCCCCAGCTCTCACATGTTTCTGGGGagcctcccacctccctgcccttccTGGGCAAACTGGGCTTCTTGCAGAGGATCCTGGAAATTCAGCCCCACCATGCCAGGCTCTACCAGTCCAAGGTTGACCCCCCGACCACCACCATGCAGCGCCTCAAGGCCCTCACCACCGGCTCACTGCCTACCTTTATTGACGCTGGCAGTAATTTTGCCAGCTACGCCATAGCGGAAGACAATCTCGTTAAGCAGCTTACGAGTACAG GAAGGCGTGTGGTCTTCATGGGAGATGAAACCTGGAACGATCTTTTTCCTGGAGCTTTCTCCCAAGCTTTCTTTTTCCCGTCCTTCGATGTTAGAGACCTACACACAGTGGACAATG TGGACAGTGGTGAATGGGATGTGCTGATTACTCACTTCCTGGGTGTGGATCACTGTGGCCACAAGCATGGCCCTCATCATCCTGAAATGGCCAAGAAACTTAGCCAAATGGACCAGGTGATCCA GGGACTCGTGGAGCGTCTGGAGAATGACACGCTGCTGGTAGTGACTGGGGACCATGGGATGACCACGAGTGGGAACCATGGAGGGGACAGTGAGCTGGAGACCTCAGCTGCACTTTTTCTGTATAGTCCCACAGCCCTCTTCCCCAGCGCCCCACCAGAG GAGCCAGAGGTAATTCCTCAAATCAGCCTTGTGCCTACTCTGGCCCTGCTGTTGGGCCTACCCATCCCATTTGGGAACATCGGGGAGGTGATAGCTGAGGTGTTCTCGGAGGTCGAAGACTCCCAGCCTCACTCTTCTACTCTggcccaagcctcagctctccatctcaatgccCAGCAG GTGTCCCGATTTCTTCACACCTACTCAACTGCTGCTCAGGACCTCCAAGTTAAGGAGCTTCATCGACTGCAGAACCTCTTCTCCAAAGCTTCTGCTGACTACCAGCGGCTTCTGCAGAGCCCCCAGGGGGCTGAGGCAGCACTACAGACTGTGATTACTGAGCTGCAGCAGTTCCTGCGGGGAGTTCGGGCCATGTGCATTGAGTCTTGGGCTCGTTTTTCTCTGGTCCGCATGGCAGGGGGTGCTGCTCTCTTGGCTGCTACCTGCTTTCTTTGCCTACTGGTATCCCAGTGGGCAGCATCCCCAGGCTTCTATTTCCGCCCTCTCCTAATACCCATGGCCTGGGGTTTGACTGGGGCCTTAGTGTGTGCTGGACTCCTGGCAACTACTGGGCTGAAGCTGGATTCAGTGGTTCTAGGGGCCATGGCTGCAGTGGGCTCACTTCTGCCTTTTCTGTGGAAAGCCTGGGCTAGCTGGGGAGCTAAGAGGCCCCTGGCAGCCCTGCTTCCCATGCCTGGGCCTGTCCTGTTACTCCTGCTCATTCGCTTTGCTggtttcttctctgatagctttGTTATAGCcgaggccagggccgcccccttCCTTTTGATCTCACTTATCTTGCTCCTGGTTGCCCAGCTTCACTGGGAGGGCAAGCTGCTGCCACCTAAGCTACTCACAATACCTCGCCTTGGCTTTCTGACCCCAGCAGGCCCCCCACGTCACAATGGCACGCATGCCCTGGGGCTTGGAGTTGGGTTGCTTTTATGTATAAGGCTAGCTGGGCTTTTTCATCGCTGCCCTGAAGAGACGCCTGCTTGCAGCTCCTCTCCCTGGCTGAGTCCCCTGGCATCCATGGTGGGTGGTCGAGCCAAGAATGTGTGGTATGGAGCTTGTGTGGGGGCGCTGGCGGCCCTGTTAGCTGCCGTGCGCCTGTGGCTTCGCCGCTATGGTAATCTCAAGAGTCCTGAGCCCCCTGTGCTCTTTGTGCGCTGGGGGCTGCCGCTGATGGGACTAGGCACTGCCGCCTACTGGGCCTTGGCATCAGGGGCGGATGAAGCACCCCCACGTCTCCGGGCCCTGGTCGCTGGGGCATCAGTTATGTTACCTAGGGCTGTGGCCGGGTTGGCTGCTTCAGGGCTCATGCTGCTGCTCTGGAGGCCTGTGACGGTGCTGGTGAAAGCTGCAGTGGGTGCTCCACGGACCAGGACTGTCCTCACTCCCTTCTCAGGCCCCCCCACTTCTCAGGCTGACCTGGATTATGTGGTTCCTCAAATCTACCGACACATGCAGGAGGAGTTCCGGGGCCGGCTAGAGAGGACCAAATCTCAGGGCCCCCTGACGGTGGCCGCCTATCAGTTGGGGAGTGTCTACTCGGCTGCTATGGTCACGGCCCTCACCCTCTTGGCCTTTCCACTTCTGCTATTGCATGCAGAGCGCATTAGCCTTGTGTTCCTGCTTCTGTTTCTGCAGAGCTTCCTTCTCCTGCATCTGCTTGCTGCTGGGATACGCATCACCACCCCTG GTCCTTTTACTGTGCCTTGGCAGGCAGTTTCTGCTTGGGCCTTCATGGCAACACAGACCTTCTATTCCACGGGTCACCAGCCCGTCTTTCCAGCTATCCATTGGCATGCTGCCTTCGTGGGAGTCCCAGAGGGCCATGACTTTACCTGGCTGTCTGCTTTGCTGGTGGGAACCAACACCTTTGCCTCCCATATCCTCTTTGCAG TAGGTTGCCCATTGCTCCTGCTCTGGCCCTTTCTCTGTGAGAGTCAAGGGCCCCGGAAGAGGCGGCAGCCCCCAGGGAATGAAGCTGAGGCCAGAGTCAGgcctgaggaggaggaggagccacTGATGGAGATGCGGCTCCGGGACGCGCCTCACCACTTCAATGCAGCGCTGCTGCAGCTGGGCCTCAAGTACCTCTTTGTCCTTGGTATTCAG